The Vanacampus margaritifer isolate UIUO_Vmar chromosome 16, RoL_Vmar_1.0, whole genome shotgun sequence genome includes the window CACATATCTGTTGAAACAACTTATTTATTCACTCTTaccaagtaaatatttttgtggtCTCGTGGTCTGTTGTGACTTGATATTTACCTTCTTGTCAGCCAGGTCGACTGTGCCGTTTGCATCGGCGAGGCCGTCAGGTGACGGAGGTGGCTCGCTCTCGCAACTGTAAAACAACCAAGAGGTCAGACTGACTTGTGCATTCCTCACTCTTATCTACAATTATGCGTTTGCTCgctctcgtgtgtgtgtgtgtgtgtgtgtgtgtgtgtgtgtgcgcgcacttGCGTTTGCAGAAACCTTAGTGCAAGTCCCGCAGTAAGCAGATATGCAGGTGTGCCACAGCATGTGATGCAAGGTGAGGTAACATGACGCCACCTTCTCCAACCACGATTGTGTTTCATAGAGAAACACGATACACGAGTGCAAATGCTTATTGGAAGGCCTTTGGAGTGCGATTATTGTCTCACACTCAGCAGTTAAAACAGGACCGCGGACATGCGTCATGTaaagtacagtgttccctcaatTTTTGCGGGTGATGTTCGGCGATTTTCCGCGAAGTAGAGGtcgtaggaaaaaaaaaattgtggcaagGGATTTACGCCTCTATTAAGCCATTACGGACCCCACACGGTTTCATTCTTCTAAACACTTGTTACAATTAATGAATTCAACTTCCAAAATGCAaattaaagaataaataaacaaaaaggctgcattttttataataatgtgACTTACATGACGTGTCGATTGTCAGTAGGCCAGTTAAGAGGGAAGCAGGACATCCATCTCAATTTAGTTTAGGCCACCTGCTTCAGTACTTTCCTTTCCACAACAAGGATTTCAAAAGCGAATTCCTCCGCCAGGATTGTAAATTTGTCACAATACGACATGAGGGTCTAGttaatgtaagcttttttttttaagatacagCTGTAAAAAGATCGTGGCCGTGCCTGAAGAGCCTGATGCTCTCATATTAACGTCCAATTGGAACGCTACATTTCCTTTTAACTGCCCGCACGCTGAGTAACAGAACGGCACATTTCAACAATCTTCACGCTCGACTATTACCGATCACACGCACGATGAGGGAAGGGAGACTTTGGGGGATTTGGGGGCGACGAGCTTATTATCTTCATGGTTTCgtctttttgtaaaacaaaaaaaaagtaatttttttgctggcagaaggaagaaaaatagtgatgtAAACCTGCAGTAGATAAAGTTATAGTCACAaattaaaatacacaataagTGAACGGCGACATAGCGAGGGACCACCactgtccataaaaaacaaaacagctagAAGCGAAAGCACTGAACATGATttcaaatttgtattatttgcaAATATTTGGGTTGCAGGTTCCTGACCTTTGCGCAGCTTCCTCCTGCTGTTCCTGTTTCTTCTTGTAGTGCTCCTCCATCAGTAGCGTGTCTTCAGACAGCAGCTGCTCCATCAGCATCAGCGCCGTCTTACGATTGGTTAACGGATAGAGCGCGGGGGCCAGCGACCTGTCCGCATTAACCACGGCTTCAACCAGTTCCTCCCACGTCGGTCTCTTGGCGGGACTCGACAAACTTGCCCTTTCTACCTCTTCCACGGATTCCGTTTTGGAATGTTGCTCCTCGGCAACCTGCTGATCGGAAATCGATATGCAGGGTGACACTGATGTTTCGCTCAAAACGGCAGGCTCATCGAAAACAGAGTCCGGAGTCTGCACGTCCAGTTTGGACTGCTCCTGCTCTGGAGGGAGAATCCACAAGGACGGATCTGTGGTCACGCCGCAGCTCAGGGACACTTCGTGGGCAGGTGGTAGGACATCTTTGCCTGGTTCAACCGCCGTCTGTTCGGAAGAACTGCGGACAGTCCTGGAAggaagaaacaggaagtagaccaTTACGTGACTCCTGAAAAGCTCATGGTAGAAGTCACAAAGAGTAAACGTCAAGAGTGGCAAAAGTGGAATGTGGAAGTAAGCCCGGATGTCAACTCCATACAAGAAGTTCATGTTGGAAATATGAACTCCAAGCCTGTATGTTGTGAGGAAGACCACATGGCTGCCCAACTAAAACAGGTTCACTACGATCCCCACTGGCTTGTATTTGAATGCCGGGATCAGATTACGCAAACAGAACACCAACTAGAGGGTCATTAATGTTTAGCGCTGGTCAAGggttgttttctgaagctgtagAAAAAGTTTGTCAAACCTCACCTGGAGCTCGGTTGTTTTATCTGCGTGGTGAAAGACAGGCTAGACCTTGCCTCCCTCTCACTGGTCTCTTGGCCTCCAGGGGAATGCGGGTGAGAAGGCGCCTCGACGGGAGGTTTGCTAGATAGGAACTTATCCGTAGGAGGACTGCGAGATCCAGAAGATTGCCTTTTGCCCTTGGAGGACGAACAAGAAGTCGGGGAGTGGGATCTACTCAAGGTTCTTCTTCCTGTTGTGGGCTTAAGTCCAATATCCTCCCCATCCACTGGCGCTACGTCAGAGTTCTGTTTCAAGCTGGACTTTTTCTGTGTCTGTCCCTTCAGGTCAGAAATGTCTGTTTGATTTTGCGCTGGATTCAACACATTCTCCATCCCCCGAGTTTCCTTGACCTCAGCCAAGAACGAAGCGCTCCTCACGTCTCGGCACGCTTGATCCAGCTGCTCAGAACTCTTACTCAGAGCAAGCATCTTCATTAACTTGGATGCTCCCAGTTCTTCCATGGACTTCCCCCTCTGGCCTATGACACTGATTTGCTGCTGGGCCTCAGGCGTTGAGCTCACTGCAGCGCTCACACTATTCTGGATACTAGAAGTGACATGAAGTAAATAAGGGATGTGATTGGGTTAACTTATTCACACAGCAGTAACAAGCCAAGTTTTTCAGAATTATTCATTTGAAAAGAATATTGTTTTGCTGCAGTGTGCACAAAAATCTCTCTTGACCTCATAACGGCAGACATTTGACTGGAGCGCTGGTACATACCTGCAGATTTCAGAGGAATTAACTGGATCATAGTGCTGTGCCTGTAGACCAGAGAGGAAAGAAAACAAGTTGTATCCAAGTTTCCtaggaaaaaaaacctgaaataaTCCGACTTACCTGAAATGCATGTGGTGTGGATGTGGATCTGTTCCTGAAAACCGTAGGTTCTTCTGATTGATCCAAGAGACTCTCCACAGATGCACACTTGCCATGGGATGTACATTGTCTTTCCTTCCATCCGAGTTGGTTTGGTTGGTCCGAGAAGAACTGGGCATACCTACGTTGTAAAACATGAAAGGATCACGTCAAACCAAAACCAGAACTCAACTGCTTTCTACTCTGTCTTCAGTCATACCTGACGGAGCTGGTGGAGGAATCAAGGATGCGTCCTGCAGACTGGGGTCTGTTGACTTTCTTTTTGAGGTGATTACCCTCAGTACTTGCCGATAAAGGCCTAGGACCCCAGTCAAATGGTTTCTCTCCCAGAGAGTGCCTCTGCCTGGGGGGTATTGGCAGCTGAGGACTCGGTTGTTGGGGTTCCGCCACCTTGTGGCCTGTCTTGCGTTCCATGTATGCCACCAGTGCCTTGTGTTGCAAGTGCTTCAGGTTTGTCCTTGATGCGCTTGAGGCCGAGAGGGCCCGACCCCGAGACTCAAACAACTTCCTCCGTGCTGCCACCAGTCCCTGGTCTCCAGCTTGCACGTGATCCTGCCACTCAGTGTCCACTGCAAACAGCCCGTCGCTATCGTTGCTAAAGGAGCGACAAGCCAAGTGGCTGGGGCCGCCACCAAGCTGGTTGAGCTTCTCCGGTTCAGAGTAGCACAACTTTTTCTGCTCTGGAGTCAGCCGTTTTCGCCCCCCAATTCGTGACGCTACCTGGGGCTGAGCCACGTATGAAGACCTTCCATTTTCTATTTCGGTCTCTATGTTGATCTGCTTCGGACTGTGCCGCACCTCTTCAACTACGCTCCCTCTTTCCGTGTCCTCGGAAGCCACAGACAGGGTGAGGGTGTCTGTGGAAGTCTCAGAATCTTGTGACGAGGAGAAGGAGTGAATGGCTGTAGGTGTGAGCTCAGGTTTTGGCCTGGTGTGATGCGTTGATGCCAGTTGCAGATCCCTTCTTTTAAAGGACGTTTCCTTCAGGACTTTTGACTGGGCGTCCTTCAGCCTCTCTTTGTAGTACTTTTTGTAGGAGTCATCCAGGGTGTTGCAGGCAACAGAATCATTCTTGGTGGCGTCCCCTTGTGGAGGTCTCACGTTCTTTATAGACGCATCTCTAACAGATGCTTTGTTATGAGCAGCTTCTTTTTTAGTCCTGTTAGCTTCAGTGAGATGGTAGAGAAGTGGAGTGGTTTCTTTGTTGATCCTATCACTGGCTACATCTGTCAGTGGTTGCCTTTTGCCCCTCTTTGCCTGCTCCTCTCGCTTCAACTGGTTGCTTGGTTCATTGCTGCTCAGTGAAGGCACTTCCTTTGTTTGTAAAGTTGAATGAGGGGAGTTTTTCTCAGGGCCGCAGTAAAATATAGGATTGGCGTTGGTGTGGCGTCCAATCTCTCGACTGTCAATTTCTTCCAAGGAATCCAAACTCTGATTTAAAAAGGGGGCGGGTTTGTGATTCTCCTGATTGCAACCTCTTGGGATGAGGTCCTTGCTGTGGGTGGTTCTTTCATCCAGGACCTCTTTTATGGGTATAAATAAATTTTCCATTGTGCTGTgacatctttctctctctttggtTGGAGGTCTTTCCAACACAGTGGAGCAATCACTGGCAGCTTCAGACCCACTCACAGATGCCGAGTGCGTTCTCATTCTGGCTTCAGAGTGCTTGGACGACACTCCTGTGACAAAGTAGAAGTGACCCTTATGTTGGATGCTGCTGTTGATAAAGCCTGTCTGACCCGCATTCCAAGGACTGGAAACATGGGCTGGCTCTGAACCGATCCAATCATAAGCGGAATGTGCCCTCTTTCGAGGATTCTCAAATTCACCGCTGATGCCATCGGGCTTGGCATAATCCTCTCCATTGAATCCACCCCCGCTCGGTAGCTGTCGGGGCTGCAGGTGCTCAGACTGGCTTGTGCCTTTGGAGGGTCTCAGGAAGTTTAATGCCTTATGCGCTTTGCTGTCTGTGATGAAAAGATTGGGCGGGTTGATGGACGCCCTGCTTTGTTCATAAGAGTGAACGGGAGAGCGGTAGCTTGGCAGCTGCAGGATCTCGCTTGCTGGCACTGCCCTCCGGTCTGAGAACACTCCTTCGGTACTAATGACAGAGGTGCTTGACTCTGGCTTAGCCATCCCCATTTGGGGGACGTTGACTCCATGTGGGCGTGGATGGTGATGATTGTGGGATCTGGGTTGCTGGGAGTCAGTCCCGCTTTGGGTCTTTCTGTTTTCTAAGTTTTTAGTAGCCGTGAAACTATCCTGCCTTGCTGGGACTGGAGGAGGAGCAAAGGGAGGGTAATCGTCTTGGGATGGAGCCCGAAGAGGCACCTTTGAGATTGTTTTGGCATTGGTATGGAAACTGCAGTTGCCACTCTGGGTTTGGGTACTATTGCGATAGTTCTGCGAGATCACCTCCATAGAACGATACAACTGGTCCATGGTCTTTGCGTTAGACTGTAGAACCTGGCTGGGATGACAAAAGGACTTTAAATACTTGAGGTCAGCATAGTGGCTGAAAGAGCTTGACTGTAGGTCTTCTGGAAAGGGAAGTGAAGGCGGGTAGTCCGGTGCAGTGGACCCCCCGGAGAAGGAGCTGTAGGCTGAGTCTCCTTTGCCGTGTTGGTGGTGGGCAAGTTGTTCCGTGATGCTGCTGTTGGACTTGGCTGGCGAGAGCTGGCTGACGGGCATGCTCAGAGGATGCAGGTCCGCGTTGCTCATTCTCTCAAAGTGGAAGCTGTAGGAATCCATGGAATAAGCCTGCAGGTGTGGAGGATGAACGAGGGCAGCTTTACTTGGAAGTGCATCGATGCGTGCGTCCGCCTTGCCACTGGGGAAACTTCCGACCACACATTTGCACCAGCATCGGGTCACTAATTAGGTCATTTTCACACCTCCTGCCTGATTCAAATCCTCTAGGAATAGTTTGTTCACAAGTACCTGcaggagaaaacaaaaacacacaccagaTGTTAGACTGAAATTTAATTGGCATGCAAACCTTGCATAGAAAACAAGTGCATTAtgaatcatcattatcatcatattTAACGTTGCTTGTGAAGGTCAGAAGTGTTAATCACCTCCCTCCATCAAGCGGGCCTCTAATTAGGCCTCCAGGTCGGCTAAGCACGTTGCGGCACACACGTGAAAACATTTAAGGAATTCCAAGGAACGACAGCGCACGAGAACAACATTCATGTGACGCCTAATACCTCGTTAGGAGGCATTGTTGCCCTCGAATTCTCGTCACCTGTATTTTCACTTGGAATCCAGCGATACAAAACCACAAGAAGCAGGTCAGGTCAACAAACATGCCTTTAGCTGTGTTAAAACCCGAAAAGAAACATGCAAGTTAACGAGCGGGTTCATGCCGGAGTCATAACTGTTGTGTGTCACGACCAGTGTGCTTGtcaacaagatggcgtccaacTCACAAGTAAACATTGCCAATAAAACCACCAAAAGCTTCATTAGCTTCAACTTGTCATGTTATGCTACATGCTAACAAGAAGAAAACATGAACATCACTGATCTACCACATTATTGTGTTGGTGTTATGTCTGTCTCAAATAGGCGAGGCAGGAGGGGCTCGGTACGATGCCGGAGGGTGGGTGGGACCCCAgggatctttttttgtttttgccttatTAGaagtaatatataaaaataaaagagtaatagcacatccactacagtaggtggcagtggtgctttCATTTGTCAGAGAGTGTTCGCTCCTCTGCACAGGTGTACTTAACAATTTTACAGACACGGTGGAGAGTtgataattgagaagcactgaagGTCAAGTGACCTTCTTTACAGCAATGTCCACACAATACAAGTTTATAAAGTCTGTGATTCCGAACCCAAACTTATAGAAACATTAAATGGATTGACACAACGATACGTAGTTTCAAAGAAATCTCATTATTCATAGCCTGGTCAAATTTGGGGGAAAAGTGCTTGGAGATGGaaattaattaactttttttattttgctttcacACACAAAGCACTTACAGGGGCCGTAAAGATCCTCAGCTGcactggggcaggctgacagagGTTTGTGCTGCCAgggtgcgcctacggcccctccgaccaccaacAAACATTCGCACCAGTGTGAGCGGCAATGGAGGCAATGCGTGTGATGTGCCTTGCCCGTGGGCACAATGACACATGACATGGATTTGAACAGATGACCCTTCGGTTACTAGTGGAACgacaaatgacacaaaaaagcGGCAAATGTTCTGTTAAGAGAAATCCTACATTTATATTTTGACATGTTtgattggtttgtttgtttatttgtcgtTGTTATGTTGTTTTAATGTGGTGAGCCCCCAGCCAATAAACTTTAAATATCTTGCTCTCATAATAAATATGTAACTGAAAAATTTTCACATGCAACTACattgaaatggaaatgaaaaaaaaacatgcaatatcaagaaaagaaaagtcaaaagATGATCTTTAGTGGTGTTTTTTGTATACACATAAAAAGCCAAATCCCTAAACTTACATTTTGAAAGATTTGGAGGATTTGAAAGGATTTTGTGACCTTATGAGGACCTTTCGGAGTGCAGACGCACACAGAGAAATAACGAGAGAGAGTGAGGCGCTCAAGTGGAAGTGATGGAGGGGACAAAGTACAGGGAGGGAGAGTGAAGTGGGGGTGAGGCAGAAAAACGGGCAAACACCCCCACACGCAAACCAGATCACAAGAGTGGCGAAGAGCCTCCAGAAAGGAAAACTCACCCCAACTTCTCATCTGGGCTCAGCTCAACTCCACAACATCCACGTGGCCTCCAAAAGACAACAATCCAAAATGTCCATTCTGCTTTCACAACAACTTTCTTCCAGTAGGCGTCAGCGCCAAGCAAACAAGCAACCATTAGGAGAGGGAAGGAAGACTTCCACAGAGTGCaccctccatccctccctccatccccgACCTCCCTCCCTGCCTCCGCAAGCCAGCCATTGGCTGGCTGATGACGTCTGTCGTGCACAATGAGAGCAGCGGAGGGAATATTTCACGTTTAGAgctagagaagaaaaaaaaaaagaagaagagaggccTCGCATTCCTGGCTGGCTTCAAAGACGAAGCACAGGCAGGCCGGCcgagcgggcgggcgggcgccattcattcccaaggTCCTGAGCCCGGCACATGGAGGCCGGCCAAGGCAGCAGGGAGGAGGAGAAATAAGGAAGGGGAGGGGGCGGCCAAGTGGACGCTGACCTCTGCAGGGCTGCACCAACCCCCAACTAAAAAAACGTCTAattgttagttgttttttttacacgccCTGCCGTGAAGACAACATTCAGCCGCTGCGTTATTGTCATTGgcctccattttgtttcatgACTCAGTCCTAGTTGACCTCCTTTTGAAAGTCACGTTCACACGCTCACTGGCTGAAAATGTGGACGGACGACATACTGGCGCTGGAGAAAGGAGGATGACGCCAAATGTTTGCCGTCGCGTGGCCTGCTTCTCAAGCGCAACACGAACGACACTTTCTCACCAAACTTTGGAAAGCACTAACTGATTACCAAAAGCTCTCGTtgatagggatgtaacaataaccgCAATATTGAGATATTAAAATCGCCACAATACTGTCGTCGTCACGCTACGACATTTAAAACACCACATCTCCgtcaaaaaacattacttttatcCTGCTTCAGCCAAGCACAGCATTATGAACTGCATAGACTATGATACTTTACGCTGCTGAGCCAAAAGTAACATGTTAATTATGGCggtgccatatggacaaaagtgatAATGTTATGCctaaaggaagaccacatttcccatgaggacaagcacattgcgtCACTTTTGATCTCACACCAATCAAATTGACTTCCGACTTTGTAACGAATaggtaaagggggaagtgacgtatgacataaagcagtcagcacatttgtaattttttttttgtgtgtggcagtgttcctaccatccacctcaaagttgtttagtgccaataaaaatgatacagacccccttaggccatggcaaaggtaccattcaactagttttaagtcgatgtttcatcagaagagttatgaaaatattttattaaggttgaaaagttccttagtgctactttaagatgGGGACAGGCGGCGACCATACTGGCATAGTGGCATGGATATAGCAGAAAACTTGGAGGTTAATATATAGTATtatgaggttgttgtttttttgaatattgccaacaccaccacaatatcgtgataattattgtatcgtgaagttcatatcgtgataatatgaTATTGTGACATTTAGATATTGTTACTCGTTGATTATCTAAAATACCAGTCTAGCAGTTTCActtcaaattgcatgaaacAAATTGCAATTTTCCTGCAATTagtttttgataaaaaaacaagGTTCAATACCGACACCCggtattggtacttgcccaTCTCCAATCTATTATCAACATGAATGTACTTGGACCATTAAAGGGCTCATCcgggtttttatttgttaactcattcgcagccattttccctgaagcaacccccttcgctcccagctgttttactgaattttgactgattttgaatcactgaatattctgttctattgctataaaaaaatggaacctaccaaaagaatgatcccttctttcatcaggaaaaaaatgtatatttgtatcagttttgcagcaattagcattacaatataggtaa containing:
- the shroom1 gene encoding protein Shroom1, which gives rise to MDSYSFHFERMSNADLHPLSMPVSQLSPAKSNSSITEQLAHHQHGKGDSAYSSFSGGSTAPDYPPSLPFPEDLQSSSFSHYADLKYLKSFCHPSQVLQSNAKTMDQLYRSMEVISQNYRNSTQTQSGNCSFHTNAKTISKVPLRAPSQDDYPPFAPPPVPARQDSFTATKNLENRKTQSGTDSQQPRSHNHHHPRPHGVNVPQMGMAKPESSTSVISTEGVFSDRRAVPASEILQLPSYRSPVHSYEQSRASINPPNLFITDSKAHKALNFLRPSKGTSQSEHLQPRQLPSGGGFNGEDYAKPDGISGEFENPRKRAHSAYDWIGSEPAHVSSPWNAGQTGFINSSIQHKGHFYFVTGVSSKHSEARMRTHSASVSGSEAASDCSTVLERPPTKERERCHSTMENLFIPIKEVLDERTTHSKDLIPRGCNQENHKPAPFLNQSLDSLEEIDSREIGRHTNANPIFYCGPEKNSPHSTLQTKEVPSLSSNEPSNQLKREEQAKRGKRQPLTDVASDRINKETTPLLYHLTEANRTKKEAAHNKASVRDASIKNVRPPQGDATKNDSVACNTLDDSYKKYYKERLKDAQSKVLKETSFKRRDLQLASTHHTRPKPELTPTAIHSFSSSQDSETSTDTLTLSVASEDTERGSVVEEVRHSPKQINIETEIENGRSSYVAQPQVASRIGGRKRLTPEQKKLCYSEPEKLNQLGGGPSHLACRSFSNDSDGLFAVDTEWQDHVQAGDQGLVAARRKLFESRGRALSASSASRTNLKHLQHKALVAYMERKTGHKVAEPQQPSPQLPIPPRQRHSLGEKPFDWGPRPLSASTEGNHLKKKVNRPQSAGRILDSSTSSVRYAQFFSDQPNQLGWKERQCTSHGKCASVESLLDQSEEPTVFRNRSTSTPHAFQAQHYDPVNSSEICSIQNSVSAAVSSTPEAQQQISVIGQRGKSMEELGASKLMKMLALSKSSEQLDQACRDVRSASFLAEVKETRGMENVLNPAQNQTDISDLKGQTQKKSSLKQNSDVAPVDGEDIGLKPTTGRRTLSRSHSPTSCSSSKGKRQSSGSRSPPTDKFLSSKPPVEAPSHPHSPGGQETSEREARSSLSFTTQIKQPSSRTVRSSSEQTAVEPGKDVLPPAHEVSLSCGVTTDPSLWILPPEQEQSKLDVQTPDSVFDEPAVLSETSVSPCISISDQQVAEEQHSKTESVEEVERASLSSPAKRPTWEELVEAVVNADRSLAPALYPLTNRKTALMLMEQLLSEDTLLMEEHYKKKQEQQEEAAQSCESEPPPSPDGLADANGTVDLADKKSILVRYIEERLRSLEGTRDVLQAETQDNAAHGLALEALVRERCPPLELERYNLFIGDLERVINLLLCLSARLARVQNALSAAGHDTDADDKQSLDSRHRLLCKQREDAKDLKDNLDRRESLVSTFLSRQLSAEQLHDYRRFVQTKASLLIRRKDLEEKTRLGEEQLEALSKTLRL